The Gadus chalcogrammus isolate NIFS_2021 chromosome 14, NIFS_Gcha_1.0, whole genome shotgun sequence sequence acacacacacacaatcagctcATCAATAAAATTGTTTACACATAGGGCATTCAAATACCCATGATCTGGCTTCACCCCACCCTTTCGAAACAACCAAAGAACCTGAGTCAGGCCACACTAAACCCAGAGAACAGTAGGACCTATTAGCTCACAGCCTTGTAGTTTATCGGATTGATCAGTAGAGAGAAGGACCGGGGACAGTCACTTACCTAGACAGGCGGTGCCGTCAGTGGACACCTGGTGACCGTCCGGACACTCGCACTCGAAGCTGCCCTCCAGGTTCACGCACAGACCCCCGCGACACAGCAGGGGGTTGGTCTCACACTCGTCAATGTCTGGGAGGACAGGTTAACACTTACTAACTGGCAAAAGATCATGTCCTTATTTTGAGTGTGCCCACCCGGTGACTGAAATGTTAACATAAGTTATCAGATGTAGACACAAATTATTCTAATGATGGGGACAACATTTTTTATTAGAACTTATAATGACACATATCGGCCTTTGTTGTAGCTTTGGGTATCGCCCTTGTATGCAACAAGGTTCATGCAACTAACCCCAGCTATCTTCAAGACATAGAGCGGGTCAGAGACTGGAAGGCAGTTTTCTGTGGTGGGAAGGACTCTCAAACATCCTAATGGTTCTTAACATAATAAACACAACTCTGTCCCTCCTTAATTCCCTCTACTCCcctatctctgtgtgtggttgtgagtgCATATCTTTCTTCCTCTAGCTGTGTATCCGTCTCTCttccgtttctctctctgtccctttcatCCCTCTGTTTTTGTCATATGCTCAATTTATCTTCCCAAATACATCTATCCCATGTAAATTCCTTTGTcagtctctatgtctctctatatttctccatctgtctctcatctccttcccctctttctctctcgctctcccctctgATTACATCAGGCATAATGTAGAGCATGACTAGCATCCACACCCAGGGACCCTGTAGGCCCAGAAGGGAAGAGGAAGTGACTGTGATATGGGGCTAGTGCGGTTCTAAAAGAATAGCGTGTTCTACAGAACCCTCCACCATTTAGAGTCCTTCACAGCGATGGGCCTTGAAAAGAAACAGTTGCTGTAAAGGACTTCTGTAGACTACATAGGAATTCCTgtgagtgtatgagtgtatgaatgagtgattgagagagagagtgttacggcgtgcgtgtgtgcacatttgtttgtgtctgtggtttGGCCTCTTACCCATGCAgttcttcatcatcatgaagCCACTCTCATATCCCTGGAAGCACTCGCACTCAAAGTCTCCCGGTGTGTTCACACACGTGCCCTGGCCACACAGGTCAGGCGAGATGCGACACTCGTTGATGTCTGCAAGGGAACACGAGAGCAAAGGAAATGTGTGTTAACCCTATTTTACTTAAGTGGTTCTACGATAGTGTACCCTAGCAATTTTAAACCAAATCCAAAATAATGCTGTTGAATGAAAACTTATCCTTTTCCATGTATATGGATCCTTAAAGGGGCTTTTTTGCCataaagagagacagcagaAAAGCGCAATATTTTGAAATGAAACAACTTAGACGCAAATGACATGGTACCTAAAGCCCCTTAAAATATGTTGAGTAAATTAGTAATTTGGATATCTTCACTTGACAAAAATAAGATATTGTTTGTTCCACTATTGACTGATAGGAAAATCAACCAAAGTGTATCTTTACACCTCTCTACTCTTAGCGGGCGGCTTCACCAGACAGAATGAAAAGGATCTGGTTAGTTCTGTACCAAAGATAATATCTAGTGCAATGCTTGACCACACCTTTTAAGTAATGGGGAACaatatccgtctctctctgtattagAGAAGCTAATTATACACAGATTTAAAGAGCCAAACTCTCTTTCAAAGTTCTCTCAATAGTCAATGCCTCTGAGAAAACTCAACAGTTTGACTTGTTTTCCCCCTTTCACTAGTTTTCTGGTGACATTGAATGACATGGAAGGCTTTTTGCGCTGCACATGTTGGGAGAGTTGAGACCTAACAATGTGAACGATGTGCATGCACTACAACCATCGACCGTACTGATCAGAACTAATGAGTGTGGTCACGCTCTAAATAACTGTACACAATCCCAGATACCAATGGAAAACTCAAAACGAGCAGTTGGTGTTGGAATACACCAATGGAATTGTTTGTATTGCTGTCTTTTTTTGTGATGAAATGAAGAAACTCTGGTCTATCTAATCCAGAATGGGCCGTCAAAGGTCCGCATGAGAAGCCAGCAGGTTGGGTCCTCCGCCACTGACCAGTGCAATTCTTCTCGTCGTGGTCCAGAGAGTAGCCGCTGTCACAACGACAGCGGAAGCTGCCGATGGTGTTCCGGCACCGTCCGTTGCTGCACAGGCTGTTGATCATCCTGCACTCGTTTATATCtgagacgcagacagagagacacacagacaggcagagtcaCACAGGCAGAccggcagagagaaagaaagacagacaggtatagagacagacagacagacagacagacagacagacagacagacaggcagacaggcagacagacagacagacagacagacagacagacagacaggcagacagacagacagacagacagacagacagacagacagacagacagacagacagacagacagacaggcagagtcaCACAGGCAGACCAgcatagagaaagaaagacagacagtcaggcagacagacaggtatagagacggacagacagacagacagacagacagacagacagacagacagacagacagacagacagacagacagacagacagacagacagacagaaagacagacaggcaggcagagagacagacaggaagaaaaaggcagacagagagacagtgagatatacagaaagtgagacagacaggcaggtagacagacaggtagagacagacagtAAGACGGGCCGACAAACCACAACAGGTCTTATTAATCATGAACAATGCTTTTTTGAATACTTAGAGATTTTTCACAGTACAGTATTTGTAGTCCtatcatttgtgtgtttgtgtgtgtgtgtgtgtgtgtgtgtgtgtgtgtggtgtgtgtgtgtgtgtgtgtgtgtgtgtgtgtgtgtgtgtgtgtgtgtgtgtgtgtgtgtgtgtgtgtgtgtgtgtgtgtgtgtgtgtttgggtgattGATACCGTACCTTTGAGGAAGGGCCTGCCGTTGATGAAGTCCCCCCTGTGGGAGAAGCCTGGGCCCCGGGGACACAGCTGGTTGTAGTCCTGGGTACCTTTCTCTGGACACTCGTCACATTCTGGGCCCCAGGCTACGCCCACAGAGCAGCAGCACGCGTCGACGCGATGCTTGCCCCCAATAGGGGCCGCACAGCGCTCGTCCTCGTGGGTCAGGTAGCAGTGCTCTGTGCGCAGGTCTGGGGGCCACAGAGACGTTCATGCATTGCATGTTAAAAGAGCTTTCAATGCCGGAGTACCAGATTTagtaaaaaaaactgaaaggcCCTATCAAACAGAGGCCGGGTGACATTTTTCTAACGTCTTTCGTGACACGTATGTGTAAAACTGGAGGCTGGGGTTGCACAAAGGTTTTCAAATTGTGTGAGGGTATGTCACGGGGACCAGGGAAATAGATAAAGATTATAGATATTTGTTTCCATGAAAAACCGAGTCTAGCTCACAATCACCATGCTATGAGTTTCAGTTGACAATACATTGAATGAATGGGACTGATTATTCATATTTGTGTTTACTTTACAGAAGTAATCACAAAAGAAAATTGGGCGCACTTATTTGGAAAATAcctacatttattatttaaattttcataatgatttgtttgtgtgtgcttgtattgaAGTTATTCATTCATAGGTTACCCAATTGGGACTTTCAGAGCGCTAATTTCTGGGCACTTCAGTTGTTTGGTAAATGCTCCTGTAAAGTGTAGCTATGGTTATAGTATTTCAACAGCAGAGCACAGATGTATTGGGTGAGTTTTGTGAGTGTTAATGTAATACGAGTTAGAATAAGGTACCAACCAATACATGTCCTGCCACTGGCGTCCACGGTCATGCCAGCGGGGCACTGGCAGATGAAGGAGCCCTGATTGTTGACGCATTTCCCATTGACGCACACCCCAGGAAACACCTCACACTCATTCACGTCTGGTGAGAGGGGCAACAACACACATTTTTAACCCTTTGGATGTTGTTCTCACTTTTGCATATTTGCTAAATGTTCATTAGCATAGCATAAACAAAGAGTTGAGGCTCAATTAATATAGTACCTTCACAGAGATTTCCTTTGACTCTGGCGTAGCCCTTACTGCAGAACGGATCTGGGGAAACGAAAGAGTCAGTGAGAATGACCGGACAGAAATACTCTAAATGAGACCAACAGCTGCTGTTGCTCCATTGTCATCcctgtttatttttgtataacaaaaatgtgtttaataTTGCATTGTTTGGATCTACGATCAGACACAACAACTATGGCCCAGAAGATCCCACTTCGTGTTTCTCTGCAAAGATTGAATGCAATGTAGGGAATACTGAAGGATTTCTCTTCCTATACTCTCAAAACTCTAATATCTGGTGCCCTAGGACATAGGACCATAAGGCATGGAGACCCGCCCCTCAGCTGATGGCGCTGCCAAGGCGTGCTGGGCCTACCTGCTTCACAGCGCCCACAGGGGCTTCCCCAGGCCTCCCCCAGGGTGGAGCAGCAGTGGGACTTGAGCGTAGCCCCGTTGATGTTGACCTCACACCTCTCGTTGATCATCTTCAGCCAGCATGTGCCTTTAGTGGTCTCTAGTTACATTCCACATAAACAGTTGGTGAACTCATGAATACTTaatatgttcttttttttttctcagtgtTGCAGCGTTGACTATGACGGGTGACAAAACATGAGatttgtattatatttgaaTTGCGTGTAACAATACTCTGTCTTTTGCACACTCGATGTCACAATGAATGTGTTGGTAGCATGTGTACCTCCTGCAGATGGCATAACTTCAAGTTCCTCTTACCTATACACTGTAACCCAGTGGTGTCCAGTGTGCTGCCtgacgtacacagacacacaaaggacCCCGGGCTGTTCAGACAATCCCCGTTCACACATGGGCTGGACAAACACTCGTTGACgtctgaaagagaaaaaaatgggGGGTCAAGTCTCACCTCGCGTGCTTCTTTCCCCTCCCACAGAGATGTTAGATGAAGGAATATCGAGTTGTGAACACAGACGAAAGAAGCGAGCATCGATCTCACCATCGCAGACATCCGTCTGGGTATCGAAGCGGTATCCTGGCGGGCAGTGGCAGCTGAAGCTCCCTGGTGTGTTCCTACACAGGCCGTTGTCACACAGCAGTCTGTTTACCAGACACTCGTCAATGTCTGGAAAGCCACCGCACAATCACAAATTACACCTCACGCTTCCATGATACTTTAAGCTGATAACCATTTTATAACTAAAAGTCTTTATAACTAAAAGGCCGTTGTTTAAGGCCAGAGGTGTCAGTGGTTATAGTTCAGGTGCTGCTGTTCGTGTTACCCACCTACACAGCTCTTCCCAGTGATGTCCACCTCAAAGCCTGCGTTGCAGTTACACTTGTATGTTCTCAgcatgttctcacacacaccgtTATGACAGATGTCAGGGTCCAGGGCACACTCGTTAATATCTGGGGAGGTCAGGCGTTACGCTGATTGGTCTGCTTTATTTTTACACAACAGAAAACATTGGAACAATCAAAAAAGGACCAAACCCTAAAGCCATTTACCTCTGCCATCACTGGTTGTGCCAAGGTCATTTGGGCACAGGCCCTGGAATTCCGCTGTAAGACACAAAACATGTGATCCAGTATACAGTATAATCTTTATAAACATATGTAAACATATATACTGAACATCCTAAAAAATACAAATCTCTTTACTTCGTAAGGAGATCTCAAAGCAGGAAATGCAATAGCATATCATTATCCATTTCCAGGCCTTCTTATTTAGCTGCAATGTATATAAAACAGCCGCTTTAATGTGGAACGGCTCCGGAATCTTTTGATATGAAGACTTTAATTGTCCTGAACTAATGAGTAGTGACttgctgtgtgggtgtgggtgtattcgtgtgtgtgtccacatggtTTTAGGGGTTAGTGGGTGTAACTGTGGGTGTAaccgtgtatgtttgtgtgcgtaagtgtatgcgtgtgtgtgtttgtctgtgtatttgtgtgtgtgtgtgtgtctgtgagtgtgtttctgtgcagtgtttgtgtgtgtgtgtgtgtgtgtgtgtgtgtgtgtgtggcatatactcttgtgtgtcagtgagattgttgtcatgtaggcatgtgtttgtgtgtgtttgtgtttttgcgtgtctgtgtctctctctgtgtgtgtgtgtgagtgtgtgtgtgagcagggtgGGGTTACACTCTGAATGCGTGACCATCAGGGTTTTTAATATCCTTACCAGAGTTTTTGGCCGGGCATGGCTGGCAGGGCTCTCCGAAGGCATACTCCGTACTGGCACAGCAACACTCAGACTTGGTTACTGCTCCGAATAAAGGCTTCACACACTGTCCTCGCTTGTACCCACCGTAACATGaactgcgcatgtgtgtgtctgggagggCGAGAAAGACATTACGGATTGAGAACGGAGTAGTGGTGAAAAGGAACATCGGCTCAAATCATATCTGGAACGAAGAATGGGAAATGGGAAGAGACGaagagagtgtgtgcatgtacgtgtgatTAATAATGAGAGGCAAGGCCAAAGCTGAGTCTGTGTGGCAATgataaacagacaaacaacggaataaaaaacaaacagttgTCGATCTCAATCTTATCCAGCCTTGGATTTCATGCATTCTCTTGCGCTGATCTCATCATGAGCTCAACTTACCAAGGCATAAGTCCTACTGGAAGCCTAACAACATTTCAACACTTTGGCACAACAACCCAATTAAATGTCATCGAGGGAATGCAGGAATGTAGAAAATGGGGACAAAAACAAATGAGAGGTGGAAAAGTAAGGTGTCCTTGATTAAAGAAGATGATAATCACCAAGGGTGTTGTCActgttgtgatggtgttgttactgtggtgttgatggtgttgtGGTAATAATCCTGTTACtttggtgatggtgttgttacTGCGGTCATAGTGTTGGTGATGTTAACGCGGTGATACAGTGGTCACCATAGAGAGATTATTTTctatagtatatactaaaatATAGAAGAGAATATATCTTGATTTATATAGTTAACAGAAACCCAATGAATCAGCCAATGGATTTTTGACACGATTTTAAACCTTGAAAAGAATCATCAAtgtgccacataaatatatcatCTGATTCGACGAAGGGTCTGTCCTGACAAAACACATTGCCTACGCAAAAAATCGTAATCAACATTTTTGTCATCCATGGTGCCATGCGGATACATTTGCTCTCCCCTCATTGGAAAGAAGTGAAGAAAGGCGCAGGTGCTCAGAAACAGACCCAATGTGGACATGGGCCGTAAGGGGGGGTTACTTACCAACACAGACCCGGCCGTCGAGTCCCACGGCCAGGCCAGGCATACAGTCACAGCGGAAAGAGCCCTCTGTGTTCACACAGCGGCCATTCATGCACATACCAGGAGTCTCACACTCATCAATGTCTGGAGCcgtgagaaagagggggagaagagacaGGGGTTAGTGGTGAACCTGTGACCACTTGGTCACTGTTCAAGAGTGACTCAAAGGTTGTACCGCGCTGTCACTGCGGTAACAGTGCGATCACCTCATCCAAAAAGTAAATTACCGGCATGGAGATCTACAGATATGATGTGAGGAAGATATGAGTTCTGAAATCGTACTTACAACCATGGAAAAGATGCTACTAAGCACAGTTACCACTTAAACAGGCAGGCATTTTTGATAGTGCATACCAATTGAATGTCTGCCTAACAATGTCTGAGGAGAATTGAAAACCAATAACCATCCCCAGCTAGATCGAGGTATTTCGATGTGAGGTTTTCATTGTTTGTGCACTTGCTTGATATTCACATTGGGATGAGTTTAGTGTCTCACAACCACGGTGCATTTCTATCACAGGGCCAGTGGTGGAGTGGCGGAGTATGTCTCCAATAAAGAAAGTGATGTTTGCACCACAAACACCACCGCCGACCCCAATCAGCGTGTCTGCAAATACAGAACAATTGAATGTTGTACAGATGTGAAATCggacctgtgttttttttttttcaaatgaggTGGTTCATTCGTTTTGCTGTTTGGAAGCACGGGCCAACTCTGCAGCAAAGAGTCAGATGGATGACCTCAGTCAAGAAAACAACCTCCCTATGGCTCTATCGGCCTTGTGCTACCATTATCTAAGTGAGGATACTACACGATGACATGATGCTTGTGATGTCTGGGTGTGTCGGGATATGGGGGAGGTTTTCCTTGGAGTAGGGGTACTGGAGCTCCACTAGACTACCGTCTTAGTCATGACTGCATATATCAGCACCCTCCACCCACACAGCTTATTTATTCAACACTTACTTGGACCAGTTCAGTATTTCTCAGCACATCTACCCTCCAAAGCAACATGGTACCAAATGCTCTGTTAATGGTTAGCGTTCTTTTATGTTCAACTATTATACACGAAGGCATTCGTtgttatttaatgtttttttcttttatcaagGGTCTTAGGGCGTCTTGTTCACTTTCACAGCAACAGTTGATTCCTatgcagttttatttttttactaggCATTGTCATAGGATCAGGCTGAACGTCTCCTCTTGAGTCGTTAGCTGGAGTGCTTCTGTAGTGTCATGGTTCGGGCAGAAACCAACCATATTATTCCCTCTCTGTTCAGCAAGTTCAGAGCAGGGTTGCTGTGAGCGCTTCTCAGAAGTGCTGAGCTCCAGCTCTCTGCTACCTACAGCTGGcccggtctgtgtgtgtagggattTTTCCAGGGCTTTTAGGGGGATTTTCACTGGCTGTTCTGAGAAGCACATCATAGAGAGACTGGGAAACCCAAAGAACAATCAAAGTAGACACTTTCCAGACTAACCCAACAAAACATGGAGCTTCAAACTCACATGCCAGGAATACATCTGATGAATGCTAAAGTATGAATGCTAAATGTATTTTCTTCACCAAGGAGGCAATGCTTTCAGACATATTTTCATATCTGTCTATGAGTCCAACAGAGTCAAAGCCAGTAATTCAATTTTCCCTTGCTTATCTGTACAATTTTGACCTTCGGACGAATGGTGCGAGGGAATTCCATTACCCCCACTATGAATCTATCCAAGGTGTAGCGTGAAACAAACTGATCTGTTTTCCAGTGAATGATCTCAAAGGCCATTGGATGCCTGTTGAACACTGTAGGATacgcacctacacacatgcGTCCGCTTGCCATCAGCAGGAAGCCAGGTTTACAGATGCATTTGAAGCTGCCGTCCTCGTTGATACACAGCCCGTTCAGACACATGTTTCTGATCAGGCACTCATCCTGGTCTGAAAATCAACAAAAACGGTGTTTAtacaacttacacacacacagaagaattGTTGTGCGGCAGTTTGGAGGAAAAGCCAACGCATTAACGTGTGTCTAGCAGCCTGATCCATTGCCACAACATAGTATGTGCAtaggttattttgttttacgtAGGCTGGGGACACACCTTCACAGTTTTTTCCATCTGAGGTGATCACAAATCCGGCATTGCAGACACAGTGGAAGCTGCCCTCCGTGTTTAGACAGCGTCCATTGTTGCAGATACGCCCGTTGGCCACACACTCGTCAATATCTTAAGAAATATAGCAAAAAGGTGTTAAGCAAGGCTAGGTGTGTGTCAGTTTAAAAGTAGGTCTCTGTTTGTGTACGAcattgtgtatgtttttgtgtgtgcctgtgtgtctgtgtgtgcgtatgtgtttgtgtgtgcttgtgtatgctcctgcatttgtgtctgtgggtgtgtgtgtgtgtttgtttgcatgcgtatggactgggtgtgtgtctgtgtatgtgtatgtgtgtgtggttgtatgtgtgtttttcaccTCTACACTCTGTCTTGGTGGCAGTGGTCTGGAAGCCAGGGGGACACTGACAGATGTAGGACCCGGGTGTGTTGACACATTCTCCGTGCGCACACGGGTTTCTGTCACATTCATTGTCGTCTAGAGAACAACATCAGCATTCGGTGAGCGTCTGATTCTCAACAGGGCTGTTCATGGGCTGCATCATTTTTCAATTTTCATATTCCTCAAGAGAGTCGTAGTTATGTAAAATCCTAAACAATGTATACCGTAACCTAGGCCAATGAAAACAGAGTTTTGCAAGTTCTTGCATGAGAAACTCTGTGACCGTTTCGATGACCGTTTCTTCCCATAATGACAAATCCTCTCATGATTAATTGCTAAACAATGAACTAAAAAGACGAACATTCAATGCAgctatgcttccaaaatggaggcggtCATTACGAGGTGACGTCGGGACATTCAAGCCCTAACAGGGGCGTTATCATCTTCTTCTGCCTGTGTCGAAGAGAGTATATTCATTCAATGTGAGCCTCTTACCCAGGCACACTCCTCTGCCGTCCAGTTTGAAGCCCATGTTGCACTCGCAGCGGTATCCGATCCCCACCGTGGGGATACACCTCCCACGCAGACACAGGTTTGGGAAGGTCTGGCAGATGTTGGTTATGTTCTGGGATAAGATGAGACCTGGGGACAACGTTCACACAAAAGGACCAAAGACGTTATGAAAACGAATGGCGCATTTAAAGGTCGAAGTGGTAGCGTAATCATGGACTGATGTGAAAAGGCAAAGTCAAAAGATTTAACCATAAGATATATATTGTTAACCAGACCAATTCAACATGTTCAATGATTTAATCATTAAATTACACCTTCAATTTGGATATGAGAATTTACTGTTAAGATTTGTATTCTCAtgtaaacagactagtattcATTTGTTTGTCATGTTTCAACTACTTCCTGCAGGAAGGAAGTAGTCTAAACATGTCAGGTacaaacaaatgaatacaagtCTGTTTACATGAGAATACAAGTTCATTTATCGAGTTAGACTGAATGAACTTTTTTGAGTTAATACCTGGTACAGGTTGAGGTTGCAGGGGGAGTTGTCCGGGAAAAAGGCCTTGGTTTGGTCCTGGATATTGGCCTGGGAATGGTCCAGGATATTGACCCGGGTTTGGGCCTTGGTTTGGGCCTGGGTACTGGCCTGGGTTTGGGCCTTGGTTTGGGCCTGGGTATGGGGCAGGGCCTGGGTACAGGCCCGGGCCTGGATAAATCCCAGGAATTTGACCAGGATTCAATCCACCATTACCAATACCAGGTAACGGAGTGCACAGTCTGGTCTGCTCATCTGCAATGGAAGACAAATAAAGAGGTCAAACAAGAGAGGGACACATAAGAGCTTGAAAAGCAATCCTTTGTTTCACCCAGGCAGCAAGGGCGGGCAATGTGCAAGAGCCCCAACCTGCTCCCTGGATAGGGCACATCTCTGGGGCAGAGCCGTCCGACCAGCAGCGTCCATTGCCACAGCAGCACTGCATCTTGCTCAGCAGCTCGGAATTCTGGTTAGCACATTGTCCATTTAACAGGCTGTTATAGCAGTATCCACTCCGTGC is a genomic window containing:
- the fbn2a gene encoding fibrillin-1 — encoded protein: MQDSASRGLLLQLVLLLLVALLSPLAVAVAEEDAAAELVTAEDSELAKPSEPRASRAKRRGGSEVLRGPNVCGTRNNAFCCQGWKTLTGGNQCIVPICRSTCGDGFCSRPNMCTCPTGQIATSCGTKSVQHCNIRCMNGGSCAEDNCLCQKGYVGNHCGQPVCENGCLNGGRCVAPNRCVCTYGFTGAQCERDYRTGPCFASVSNQMCQGQLTGIVCTKTLCCATVGRAWGHPCEMCPAQPQPCRRGFIPNHRTGACQDVDECQAIPGLCQGGKCINTVGSFECKCPAGHKFNEVTQKCDDLDECTNIAGLCAGGECSNTAGSYFCKCPQGYYTPVDGSRCIDARSGYCYNSLLNGQCANQNSELLSKMQCCCGNGRCWSDGSAPEMCPIQGADEQTRLCTPLPGIGNGGLNPGQIPGIYPGPGLYPGPAPYPGPNQGPNPGQYPGPNQGPNPGQYPGPFPGQYPGPNQGLFPGQLPLQPQPVPGLILSQNITNICQTFPNLCLRGRCIPTVGIGYRCECNMGFKLDGRGVCLDDNECDRNPCAHGECVNTPGSYICQCPPGFQTTATKTECRDIDECVANGRICNNGRCLNTEGSFHCVCNAGFVITSDGKNCEDQDECLIRNMCLNGLCINEDGSFKCICKPGFLLMASGRMCVDIDECETPGMCMNGRCVNTEGSFRCDCMPGLAVGLDGRVCVDTHMRSSCYGGYKRGQCVKPLFGAVTKSECCCASTEYAFGEPCQPCPAKNSAEFQGLCPNDLGTTSDGRDINECALDPDICHNGVCENMLRTYKCNCNAGFEVDITGKSCVDIDECLVNRLLCDNGLCRNTPGSFSCHCPPGYRFDTQTDVCDDVNECLSSPCVNGDCLNSPGSFVCLCTSGSTLDTTGLQCIETTKGTCWLKMINERCEVNINGATLKSHCCSTLGEAWGSPCGRCEADPFCSKGYARVKGNLCEDVNECEVFPGVCVNGKCVNNQGSFICQCPAGMTVDASGRTCIDLRTEHCYLTHEDERCAAPIGGKHRVDACCCSVGVAWGPECDECPEKGTQDYNQLCPRGPGFSHRGDFINGRPFLKDINECRMINSLCSNGRCRNTIGSFRCRCDSGYSLDHDEKNCTDINECRISPDLCGQGTCVNTPGDFECECFQGYESGFMMMKNCMDIDECETNPLLCRGGLCVNLEGSFECECPDGHQVSTDGTACLDINECELSDRLCRHGQCINMVGRYQCFCDTGYKSTESRLECVDIDECTIENGGCEMFCTNSEGSYECSCQSGYALMPDLRSCIDIDECEESPEVCEGGQCTNNPRDLPVPLLRRLHDL